A stretch of Paracoccus sp. MA DNA encodes these proteins:
- a CDS encoding M81 family metallopeptidase has translation MTRLVLARLNHETNSFSPVKTPLAAFAPKWGEEALAAAGNYPAAIGAFHAFARRIGAAVEVPLIAHAMPSGPVEDEAFEAMAQAILAAVEKGCDGILLDLHGAMVTRSHDDGEGELLRRVRAAAPGVPIGVALDLHGNITQAMLEHCDVIVGFKTYPHVDMVETGEHVLRLFQPLLSGAARPAMALCHPPMLAATLCMNTTTDCAMTDLIALARRAEARPGVQAVTVFGGFPISDLAETGLSIVTVADTPELAREVARELGREAWRRRAEYVYAEEPLAQSIARAAALADGSAPVLLLDHGDNCMSGGSCDVMDVLEALLAAGHDGIMVGPIADPETVARLFAAGEGAEVEIRLGNKTPAEGLPAPRPPLRLTGRVAALSEGCYRVSGPIYHGQELSMGRAAAFDTGAARIVICEQPHEPLDLGCFSCVGLDAAQARFLHLKSRMYCRPVFEPLAQAVVECASSGVTASDYDLFAFKKLARPIYPLDPGTIWQG, from the coding sequence ATGACCCGCCTTGTCCTGGCCCGGCTGAACCACGAGACCAACAGCTTCTCGCCCGTCAAGACGCCGCTGGCCGCCTTCGCCCCGAAATGGGGCGAGGAGGCGCTGGCCGCGGCCGGGAACTATCCGGCCGCCATCGGCGCCTTCCACGCCTTCGCCCGCCGCATCGGCGCCGCGGTGGAGGTGCCGTTGATCGCCCATGCCATGCCCTCGGGGCCCGTCGAGGACGAGGCCTTCGAGGCCATGGCGCAGGCGATCCTCGCGGCGGTCGAGAAGGGTTGCGACGGCATTCTGCTGGATCTGCACGGCGCCATGGTCACCCGCAGCCATGACGATGGCGAGGGCGAGCTTCTGCGCCGGGTCCGCGCCGCCGCGCCGGGCGTGCCCATCGGCGTGGCGCTGGACCTGCATGGCAACATTACCCAAGCGATGCTGGAGCATTGCGACGTGATCGTCGGCTTCAAGACCTACCCGCATGTGGACATGGTCGAGACGGGCGAGCATGTGCTGCGCCTGTTCCAGCCGCTCCTCTCCGGCGCAGCGCGCCCGGCCATGGCGCTGTGCCATCCGCCGATGCTGGCGGCGACGCTGTGCATGAACACCACGACCGATTGCGCCATGACTGACCTGATCGCGCTGGCGCGGCGGGCCGAGGCGCGGCCGGGCGTGCAGGCGGTGACGGTCTTCGGCGGCTTTCCGATCTCGGACCTGGCCGAGACCGGCCTGTCCATCGTCACCGTCGCCGACACGCCCGAGCTTGCCCGCGAGGTCGCGCGGGAACTGGGCCGCGAGGCATGGCGGCGGCGCGCCGAATATGTCTATGCCGAGGAGCCTCTGGCGCAATCCATTGCCCGCGCCGCCGCACTGGCGGACGGTTCGGCGCCGGTGCTGCTGCTGGATCATGGCGACAATTGCATGTCGGGCGGCAGCTGCGACGTGATGGACGTGCTGGAGGCGCTGCTGGCCGCCGGCCATGACGGGATCATGGTCGGCCCGATTGCCGATCCCGAGACCGTGGCCCGGCTTTTCGCGGCGGGCGAGGGGGCCGAGGTCGAGATCCGGCTGGGCAACAAGACCCCGGCCGAGGGACTGCCCGCGCCGCGCCCGCCGCTGCGGCTGACGGGCCGGGTCGCGGCGCTGTCGGAGGGATGCTATCGCGTCTCCGGGCCGATCTATCACGGGCAGGAGCTGTCGATGGGCCGCGCCGCCGCCTTCGACACCGGCGCCGCCCGCATCGTCATCTGCGAGCAGCCGCACGAGCCGCTGGACCTGGGCTGTTTTTCCTGTGTGGGCCTCGACGCCGCGCAGGCGCGCTTCCTGCACCTGAAATCGCGCATGTATTGCCGCCCGGTCTTCGAGCCGCTTGCGCAAGCCGTGGTGGAATGCGCAAGCTCGGGCGTAACCGCTTCGGATTACGATCTGTTCGCTTTCAAAAAACTCGCCCGGCCCATATATCCGCTGGACCCCGGGACAATCTGGCAAGGCTGA
- a CDS encoding Zn-dependent hydrolase, with amino-acid sequence MSNLNIDAARLWDSLMETAQIGATPDGGIARLTLSDEDRRVRDWLRAQCDALGLEMVVDEAGNMFATRPGARADLPAIAMGSHLDTQPTGGKFDGVLGVLAGLEVLRTLDAAGYQTEAPLMLVNWTNEEGSRFSPAMLGSGIWAGVYSRDYGDGRVDARGDSFGASLDRIGYRGEAKAGSVRFGAMFELHIEQGPILEAEGAQIGVVQGIQGMRWFDLTLTGTAAHTGSTPMGMRRNALLGMARVIEGIDRIAKAYEDAVGSIGFLEIAPNSHNVIPGQVRATIDLRHPSDAVLDRMQAEVEELVRDAAQAVGLESRLEQISRTAPVVFDAECIASVRAGAQAAGYATRDIISGAGHDAAHAAAAAPTTMIFVPCKDGLSHNPAESTQPEECAAGAQVLLEAVLDYDRRMAEARKEAAA; translated from the coding sequence ATGTCCAACCTGAATATAGACGCTGCCCGGCTGTGGGACAGCCTGATGGAGACGGCGCAGATCGGGGCCACGCCCGATGGCGGCATCGCCCGCCTGACGCTTTCGGACGAGGATCGCCGCGTGCGCGACTGGCTGCGCGCCCAATGCGACGCGCTGGGGCTGGAGATGGTGGTGGACGAGGCCGGCAACATGTTCGCCACCCGTCCCGGTGCCCGCGCGGACCTGCCCGCCATCGCCATGGGCAGCCATCTGGATACCCAGCCCACGGGCGGCAAGTTCGACGGCGTGCTGGGGGTGTTGGCCGGGCTTGAGGTGCTGCGCACGCTCGACGCCGCCGGCTACCAGACCGAGGCGCCCTTGATGCTGGTCAACTGGACCAACGAGGAGGGCTCGCGCTTTTCGCCGGCCATGCTCGGCTCGGGCATCTGGGCCGGGGTCTACAGCCGCGACTATGGCGACGGGCGGGTGGACGCCCGCGGCGACAGCTTCGGCGCCAGCCTCGACCGCATCGGCTATCGCGGCGAGGCCAAGGCGGGGTCGGTCCGCTTCGGCGCCATGTTCGAGCTGCATATCGAGCAGGGCCCGATCCTCGAGGCCGAGGGCGCGCAGATCGGCGTGGTGCAGGGCATCCAGGGGATGCGCTGGTTCGACCTGACCCTGACCGGCACGGCGGCGCATACCGGCTCGACCCCGATGGGGATGCGCCGCAATGCGCTGCTGGGCATGGCGCGGGTGATCGAGGGCATCGACCGCATCGCCAAGGCGTATGAGGACGCGGTGGGCAGCATCGGCTTTCTGGAAATCGCCCCGAATTCGCATAACGTGATCCCCGGCCAGGTGCGCGCCACCATCGACCTGCGCCATCCTTCGGACGCGGTGCTGGATCGGATGCAGGCCGAGGTCGAGGAACTGGTGCGGGATGCCGCCCAAGCGGTCGGGCTGGAAAGCCGGCTGGAGCAGATCTCGCGCACCGCGCCGGTGGTTTTCGACGCCGAATGCATCGCCTCGGTCAGGGCGGGGGCGCAGGCGGCGGGCTATGCGACGCGCGACATCATCTCGGGCGCCGGCCATGACGCCGCCCATGCCGCAGCGGCGGCGCCGACGACGATGATCTTCGTGCCGTGCAAGGACGGGCTGAGCCACAATCCCGCGGAATCGACCCAGCCCGAGGAATGCGCCGCCGGCGCGCAGGTGCTGCTGGAGGCGGTTCTGGACTATGACCGCCGCATGGCCGAGGCCCGCAAGGAGGCCGCCGCATGA
- a CDS encoding lytic transglycosylase domain-containing protein has translation MLSRNRAMLRQFGRAAMALTISAGLAVPAAADGLRLQAKSGKSRLAQFERQTRLMDSRLAGQYQQSARLRPGGTSTKSVVELDLPTAVPAYNGNRRSQYLPHARAMARKHGIPEDLFLRLVQQESGWNPSARSHKGARGLAQLMPGTAAKLGVDPNDPIQNLEGGARYLRMMYNTFGNWRLALAAYNAGPAAVAKYGGVPPYRETRNYVRIIHGS, from the coding sequence ATGCTTTCACGCAATCGGGCGATGCTGCGCCAGTTTGGCCGGGCCGCGATGGCCCTGACGATTTCGGCCGGGCTGGCCGTTCCCGCCGCGGCCGATGGGCTGCGGCTGCAGGCGAAAAGCGGCAAGTCGCGGCTGGCGCAGTTCGAGCGCCAGACCCGGCTGATGGATTCGCGCCTGGCCGGGCAATACCAGCAATCGGCGCGGCTGCGCCCAGGCGGCACCTCGACCAAGAGCGTGGTCGAGCTGGACCTGCCGACCGCAGTTCCCGCCTATAACGGCAACCGGCGCAGCCAGTATCTGCCCCATGCCCGCGCCATGGCCCGAAAGCACGGCATCCCCGAGGACCTGTTCCTGCGGCTGGTGCAGCAGGAATCGGGCTGGAACCCCTCGGCGCGCTCGCACAAGGGCGCGCGGGGGCTGGCGCAGCTGATGCCGGGCACCGCCGCCAAGCTGGGCGTCGATCCGAACGACCCGATCCAGAACCTGGAAGGCGGCGCGCGCTATCTGCGCATGATGTACAACACCTTCGGCAACTGGCGGCTGGCCCTGGCGGCCTATAACGCCGGGCCGGCGGCGGTGGCGAAATACGGCGGCGTGCCGCCCTATCGCGAGACGCGCAACTACGTGCGCATCATCCACGGCAGCTGA
- the mfd gene encoding transcription-repair coupling factor, producing the protein MAPHPEHLILSGAPEGMDAALVARELARGNPVIHIARDDRRMAAMRAALGFFAPTAAVLEFPAWDTTPYDRVSPAAGVMAARMAVLTALAHGALKGPFVLLTTLSAAMQRVPAREALRDAGFSAAVGDRMDEAALRAFLARMGFSQAPTVTEPGDFAVRGGIIDIFPPGESGPIRLDMFGDVLEGARRFDAETQRSIEKLDRIELAPMSEVILDEAAITRFRQNYRVEYGAAANDPLYEGISAGRKMAGMEHWLPWFHARLESLFDYLPDASVVADDHLDQVRDARWHTISEQFEARREALARKGGTDTVYRPVPPAEMFPDEAEWSRWLAAHRVLRLSVLPQPPGPGVLDAGGRVGRSFAPERQAEKGNLFKALADHIRSLQASRRVVIASFSEGARERLAGLIADEGIKGAKPIADLRDLPGQPGALGLAVWPLEEGFTSDGAATGALAVISEQDVLGDRLIRGAKRRRKAENFLRDTTTLTPGDLVVHVEHGIGRYTGLETVKALGVPHDCVALEYAGGDRLYLPVENIELLSRYGHEEGLLDKLGGGAWQARKARLKERIKLIADRLMRVAAERLLRPAPVLEPEHHEIESFAARFPYAETEDQASAIADVAEDLAAGRPMDRLVVGDVGFGKTEVAMRAAFIAASQGRQVAVVAPTTLLARQHFRTFAERFRGTAINVRPLSRFVSAKDAAETRKGLAEGTVDIVVGTHAVLSKQVRFKNLGLLIVDEEQHFGVAHKERLKELRSDIHVLTLTATPIPRTLQLSLTGVRDLSIIGTPPVDRLSIRTYVSEFDSVTIREALLREKYRGGQSFFVVPRLSDLPEVEEWLKEHVPEVSTIVAHGQLAAGDLDRRMNAFYDRGADVLLATTIVESGLDIPTANTMVVWRADMFGLAQLYQIRGRVGRSKTRAYCYLTTKPRVPLTPQAMRRLKFLGSIDSLGAGFNLASQDLDLRGAGNLLGEEQSGHIKEVGFELYQQMLEETIAKLKSGEIEGTPEDEWAPQLNLGVPVTIPESYVPDLDVRLGLYRRLAELTTKVELEGFAAELIDRFGPLPREVNTLLLVIRIKAMAKRANIAKLDAGPKGATIQFHGDKFPNPAGLVEFIHDQRGQAKVTDNRIVVLRDWPTDADRIKGSFAIAKELAAKIKEGKAKG; encoded by the coding sequence ATGGCACCGCATCCCGAACACCTGATCCTGTCCGGCGCGCCCGAAGGCATGGACGCCGCGCTGGTCGCGCGCGAACTGGCTCGCGGCAATCCCGTCATCCACATCGCCCGCGACGACCGGCGCATGGCCGCGATGCGGGCGGCGCTGGGATTCTTCGCGCCAACGGCCGCGGTGCTGGAGTTTCCGGCCTGGGACACCACGCCCTATGACCGGGTCTCGCCCGCCGCCGGGGTGATGGCGGCGCGCATGGCGGTGCTGACGGCGCTGGCGCATGGCGCGCTGAAGGGACCCTTCGTGCTGCTGACCACGCTGTCGGCCGCGATGCAGCGCGTGCCCGCGCGCGAGGCGCTGCGCGACGCCGGATTCTCGGCCGCCGTGGGCGACCGCATGGACGAGGCCGCGTTGCGCGCCTTCCTGGCCCGCATGGGATTTTCCCAGGCCCCGACCGTGACCGAGCCCGGCGATTTCGCGGTCCGGGGCGGCATCATCGACATCTTCCCGCCCGGCGAATCCGGGCCGATCCGGCTGGACATGTTCGGCGACGTGTTAGAGGGCGCGCGCAGATTCGACGCGGAAACACAGCGTTCCATCGAAAAGCTCGACCGGATCGAGCTTGCGCCCATGTCCGAGGTGATCCTGGACGAAGCCGCCATCACCCGTTTTCGCCAGAACTACCGCGTGGAATACGGCGCCGCCGCCAACGATCCGCTTTACGAAGGCATCAGCGCCGGCCGCAAGATGGCGGGCATGGAGCATTGGCTGCCCTGGTTCCATGCCCGGCTGGAAAGCCTGTTCGACTACCTTCCCGACGCCTCGGTGGTGGCCGACGACCATCTGGACCAGGTCCGCGACGCGCGCTGGCACACGATCTCGGAACAGTTCGAGGCCCGGCGTGAGGCGCTGGCCCGCAAGGGGGGCACCGACACGGTCTATCGCCCGGTCCCGCCCGCCGAGATGTTCCCGGACGAGGCCGAATGGTCGCGCTGGCTGGCCGCGCATCGGGTGCTGCGCCTGTCGGTGCTGCCGCAGCCCCCCGGCCCCGGGGTGCTGGATGCCGGCGGCCGGGTCGGTCGTAGCTTCGCGCCCGAGCGGCAGGCCGAGAAGGGAAACCTTTTCAAGGCGCTCGCCGATCATATTCGAAGCCTTCAAGCTTCGCGCCGGGTGGTGATCGCCAGTTTCTCGGAAGGCGCGCGCGAACGGCTTGCCGGGCTGATCGCGGACGAGGGCATCAAGGGCGCCAAGCCCATCGCCGACCTGCGCGACCTGCCCGGCCAGCCCGGCGCGCTGGGTCTGGCAGTCTGGCCGCTGGAGGAGGGCTTCACCTCGGACGGCGCGGCGACCGGCGCGCTTGCGGTGATCTCGGAACAGGACGTGCTGGGCGACCGGCTGATCCGGGGCGCGAAACGGCGCCGCAAGGCCGAGAATTTCCTGCGCGACACCACCACGCTGACCCCCGGCGACCTGGTCGTGCATGTCGAGCACGGCATCGGCCGCTATACCGGGCTGGAAACCGTCAAGGCGCTTGGCGTGCCGCATGATTGCGTGGCGCTGGAATATGCCGGCGGCGACCGGCTTTACCTGCCGGTCGAGAATATCGAGCTGCTCAGCCGCTACGGGCATGAGGAGGGGCTGCTCGACAAGCTGGGCGGCGGCGCCTGGCAGGCGCGCAAGGCGCGGCTGAAGGAACGGATCAAGCTGATCGCCGACCGGCTGATGCGCGTCGCGGCCGAGCGTCTGCTGCGGCCCGCCCCGGTGCTGGAACCCGAGCATCACGAGATCGAAAGCTTCGCCGCCCGCTTTCCCTATGCCGAGACCGAGGACCAGGCCAGCGCCATCGCCGACGTGGCCGAGGATCTGGCCGCCGGCCGGCCGATGGACCGGCTGGTCGTTGGCGACGTGGGCTTCGGCAAGACCGAGGTCGCCATGCGCGCCGCCTTCATCGCCGCCTCGCAGGGCCGGCAGGTCGCGGTGGTGGCGCCGACCACGCTGCTGGCGCGCCAGCATTTCCGCACCTTCGCCGAGCGCTTCCGCGGCACCGCGATCAATGTCCGGCCGCTGTCGCGCTTCGTCTCGGCGAAAGACGCGGCCGAGACCCGCAAGGGCCTGGCCGAGGGCACGGTCGACATCGTCGTCGGCACCCATGCCGTGCTGTCGAAGCAGGTGCGGTTCAAGAATCTCGGGTTGCTGATCGTCGATGAGGAGCAGCATTTCGGCGTCGCCCACAAGGAGCGGCTGAAGGAGCTGCGCAGCGACATCCACGTCCTGACCCTGACCGCGACGCCGATCCCGCGGACCTTGCAACTGTCGCTGACCGGGGTGCGGGACCTGTCGATCATTGGCACGCCGCCGGTGGACCGGCTGTCGATCCGCACCTACGTATCGGAGTTCGACAGCGTGACCATCCGCGAGGCGCTGCTGCGCGAGAAATATCGCGGCGGGCAGAGCTTCTTCGTCGTCCCGCGCCTCTCGGACCTGCCCGAGGTCGAGGAGTGGCTGAAGGAACACGTCCCCGAGGTCAGCACCATCGTCGCCCATGGCCAGCTGGCGGCGGGCGACCTGGACCGGCGCATGAACGCCTTTTACGACCGAGGGGCGGATGTGCTGCTGGCGACGACCATCGTGGAATCGGGGCTGGATATTCCGACCGCGAACACCATGGTGGTCTGGCGCGCCGACATGTTCGGCCTGGCGCAGCTTTACCAGATCCGCGGCCGGGTGGGGCGTTCCAAGACCCGGGCCTATTGCTACCTGACCACCAAGCCGCGCGTGCCGCTGACGCCCCAGGCGATGCGGCGGCTGAAGTTCCTGGGTTCCATCGACAGCCTCGGCGCCGGCTTCAACCTCGCCTCGCAGGACCTGGACCTGCGCGGCGCCGGGAACCTGCTGGGCGAGGAACAGTCCGGCCATATCAAGGAGGTGGGCTTCGAGCTTTACCAGCAGATGCTGGAGGAGACCATCGCCAAGCTGAAATCCGGCGAGATCGAGGGCACGCCCGAGGACGAATGGGCACCGCAGCTGAACCTGGGCGTGCCGGTGACGATTCCCGAAAGCTATGTGCCCGACCTGGACGTGCGGCTGGGCCTTTATCGCCGGCTGGCCGAACTGACCACAAAGGTGGAGCTGGAAGGCTTCGCCGCCGAGTTGATCGACCGGTTCGGCCCGCTGCCGCGCGAGGTGAACACCCTTCTGCTGGTCATCCGCATCAAGGCCATGGCCAAGCGCGCGAACATCGCCAAGCTGGACGCGGGGCCGAAGGGCGCGACCATCCAGTTCCACGGCGACAAGTTCCCCAATCCGGCCGGGCTGGTCGAGTTCATCCACGACCAGCGCGGCCAGGCCAAGGTCACCGACAACCGGATCGTCGTCCTGCGCGACTGGCCGACGGATGCCGACCGCATCAAGGGCAGTTTCGCCATCGCCAAGGAACTGGCGGCGAAGATCAAGGAAGGCAAGGCGAAGGGCTGA
- the hemB gene encoding porphobilinogen synthase, producing MSPTPIAAPFPAARLRRLRRTPALRAMVTEVNLTPANLIWPIFVTEIAGGEGEIPSMPGVERLTLDGAKRAAETAMRLGIPAICIFPHSDPDLKTESCERAWDPENIGNRAIRAIKQVAPELAVMTDVALDPYNANGHDGLVRDGVILNDETVEALGRMALVQAEAGADILGPSDMMDGRIGALRGLLEANGHKDVAILSYAAKFASGFYGPFRDAVGASGRLVGDKKTYQVNPANREEAMRCVARDLSEGADMVMVKPGMPYLDICRMVRDQFAAPTFAYQVSGEYAMIEGAIRNGWLSRDVVAESLLAFRRAGCDGILTYYAPQIAERLA from the coding sequence ATGTCCCCGACCCCGATCGCCGCCCCCTTCCCCGCCGCCCGCCTGCGCCGGCTGCGCCGCACGCCGGCGCTGCGCGCCATGGTGACCGAGGTGAACCTGACCCCCGCCAACCTGATCTGGCCGATCTTCGTGACCGAGATCGCCGGCGGCGAGGGCGAGATCCCCTCGATGCCCGGGGTCGAGCGGCTGACGCTGGACGGCGCGAAGCGCGCCGCGGAAACCGCGATGCGGCTGGGCATCCCGGCGATCTGCATCTTTCCGCATTCCGATCCGGACCTGAAGACCGAGAGCTGCGAGCGCGCCTGGGACCCCGAGAACATCGGCAACCGCGCCATCCGCGCCATCAAGCAGGTCGCGCCCGAGCTGGCGGTGATGACCGACGTCGCGCTGGACCCCTATAACGCCAACGGCCATGACGGGCTGGTGCGCGACGGCGTGATCCTGAACGACGAGACGGTCGAGGCGCTCGGCCGCATGGCGCTGGTTCAGGCCGAGGCGGGGGCGGATATCCTGGGCCCCTCGGACATGATGGACGGGCGCATCGGCGCCTTGCGCGGCCTGCTGGAGGCGAACGGCCACAAGGACGTGGCGATCCTGTCCTATGCGGCGAAATTCGCCAGCGGCTTCTATGGCCCGTTCCGCGACGCGGTGGGCGCCTCGGGGCGGCTGGTGGGCGACAAGAAGACCTATCAGGTGAACCCGGCGAACCGCGAGGAGGCGATGCGCTGCGTCGCCCGCGACCTCTCCGAGGGCGCCGACATGGTCATGGTCAAGCCCGGCATGCCCTATCTGGACATCTGCCGCATGGTCAGGGACCAGTTCGCGGCGCCGACCTTCGCCTATCAGGTCAGCGGCGAATACGCGATGATCGAGGGCGCGATCCGCAACGGCTGGCTGTCGCGCGATGTGGTGGCCGAAAGCCTGCTCGCCTTCCGCCGCGCCGGCTGCGACGGCATCCTGACCTATTACGCGCCGCAGATCGCCGAAAGGCTGGCATGA
- a CDS encoding FadR/GntR family transcriptional regulator: MDQDAPAGKERRLTRIKLSDQVAEDIRRRIARDGLLPGDRLPHERALMEHYGCSKGTIREALKALEVEGLVRMLSGPNGGPEIQPASIDIVTQQLRQYLHFQKIDFAQVYELRQSLEVSLARNVIGKLTEAHFRRLEENIRICEAANAAQDRAVVRRAETEFHDILCEASDNVILVFMCRFLNSMLRDLVSYRSESMREHEIFGEANIESHRQLLAAFRAEDGDAAARIMHDHMCCAESYMRRLDASFRSDLLSRF; encoded by the coding sequence ATGGATCAGGACGCGCCGGCAGGCAAGGAACGCAGGCTTACCCGCATCAAGCTGTCGGACCAGGTGGCCGAGGACATCCGCCGCCGCATCGCCCGCGACGGGTTGCTGCCCGGCGACCGCCTGCCGCACGAGCGCGCGCTGATGGAGCATTACGGCTGCTCGAAAGGCACCATCCGCGAGGCGCTGAAGGCGCTGGAGGTCGAGGGGCTGGTGCGCATGCTCTCGGGTCCGAACGGCGGGCCCGAGATCCAGCCCGCCTCGATCGACATCGTCACCCAGCAGCTGCGGCAATACCTGCATTTCCAGAAGATCGACTTCGCCCAGGTCTACGAGCTGCGCCAGTCGCTGGAGGTCAGCCTGGCCCGCAACGTCATCGGCAAGCTGACCGAGGCGCATTTCCGCCGCCTGGAAGAGAACATCCGCATTTGCGAAGCGGCGAACGCGGCGCAGGACCGCGCCGTGGTGCGCCGGGCCGAGACCGAGTTCCACGACATTCTCTGCGAGGCCTCGGACAACGTGATCCTGGTCTTCATGTGCCGCTTCCTGAACAGCATGCTGCGCGATCTGGTCAGCTATCGCAGCGAAAGCATGCGCGAGCACGAGATCTTCGGCGAGGCGAATATCGAAAGCCACCGGCAGCTGCTGGCCGCCTTCCGCGCCGAGGACGGCGATGCCGCCGCCCGGATCATGCACGATCACATGTGCTGCGCCGAAAGCTACATGCGCCGGCTGGATGCCTCGTTCCGCTCGGACCTGCTGAGCCGGTTCTGA
- the ssb gene encoding single-stranded DNA-binding protein, whose amino-acid sequence MAGSVNKVILVGNLGQDPEVRTFPSGGKVANLRIATSETWKDRNTGERRERTEWHTVAIYSEPLVRVAEQYLKKGSKVYVEGQLETRKWQDQSGNDRYSTEVALRPFRSELHMLDGRGAGGGGRDEGYGGGSYGGGGYGGGASSGGSASGGGQSQNRPEFDDDIPF is encoded by the coding sequence ATGGCAGGCAGCGTGAACAAGGTGATCCTGGTCGGCAATCTGGGTCAGGACCCGGAAGTCCGCACCTTCCCCAGCGGCGGCAAGGTTGCCAACCTGCGCATCGCGACGTCCGAAACCTGGAAGGACCGCAATACCGGCGAGCGGCGCGAGCGCACGGAATGGCATACGGTGGCGATCTATTCCGAGCCGCTGGTCCGCGTGGCCGAGCAATATCTGAAAAAGGGCTCCAAGGTTTATGTCGAGGGCCAGCTGGAAACCCGCAAATGGCAGGACCAGAGCGGCAACGACCGCTATTCGACCGAGGTCGCCCTGCGCCCCTTCCGCAGCGAGCTGCACATGCTTGACGGCCGCGGCGCCGGCGGCGGTGGCCGCGACGAGGGCTATGGCGGCGGCAGCTACGGGGGCGGCGGCTATGGCGGCGGCGCCTCCTCGGGCGGCAGCGCGTCCGGCGGCGGGCAGTCGCAGAACCGTCCCGAATTCGACGACGACATCCCGTTCTGA
- a CDS encoding YSC84-related protein, which produces MSRRLVLRGGLLLGGAALGLAGCSNAVGQDAPSRLDARVDATRDFLLRSYPNVAPMVQNAKGVLYMPLMTEAGFGVGGAYGQGALRINNVTVDYYSATQASVGLQIGAQQYAHVLIFQTDAALADFRKAPGWVAEAGAYYALPAGGVSMGTDTITSQQPVVAMVFGQSGLMAGASIAGTKYTRIIPSTF; this is translated from the coding sequence ATGAGCCGGCGCCTTGTGCTGCGGGGCGGCCTGCTGCTGGGCGGCGCGGCGCTGGGGCTTGCGGGCTGCTCGAACGCGGTCGGGCAGGACGCGCCCTCGCGGCTGGACGCGCGGGTGGATGCGACGCGGGACTTCCTGCTGCGCAGCTATCCCAATGTCGCGCCCATGGTGCAGAACGCCAAGGGCGTGCTTTACATGCCGCTGATGACCGAGGCGGGATTCGGCGTCGGCGGCGCCTACGGCCAGGGCGCGCTGCGCATCAACAACGTGACGGTGGACTATTATTCAGCGACCCAGGCCAGTGTCGGCCTGCAGATCGGCGCCCAGCAATATGCGCATGTGCTGATCTTCCAGACCGATGCGGCGCTGGCCGATTTCCGCAAGGCGCCCGGCTGGGTGGCCGAGGCCGGGGCCTATTACGCCCTGCCCGCCGGCGGCGTCTCGATGGGCACCGACACCATCACCTCGCAGCAGCCGGTGGTGGCGATGGTCTTCGGCCAGTCCGGGCTGATGGCCGGCGCCTCGATCGCCGGGACGAAATACACCCGCATCATCCCCTCGACCTTCTGA